One segment of Chloracidobacterium sp. DNA contains the following:
- a CDS encoding efflux RND transporter periplasmic adaptor subunit: MTTEIRPETIPAGEATAVPPPATPSRRQSWLAWAVTLAALGVLAAGVGLWLNLRRPATTATKPSPAAVRETARKSVIELESSAGVIVEPARMQSLTTRLRVAGTVELNPQANVVVAPLVSGRVIRALVAQGARVRAGQPLIVLDSPEIADLHIRLHDAETRRDIAARNLRRVERDESRIALAQARARLAQAEATFQRFKQLFEAGILSRQELQDAETTYATAKAEYDFQRVVGQERDLREARAALEVAEVEVKHIEDQLAALGAPPTAAADHPTAEITLTAPLSGVVTDRMVNVGAFVQAGTALLTIADLRTMWVIAAVPEAQLGAIRLGQPVEVHVPALGVQALRGRVAFIEAQINADTRTVRVRIEVPNPGERLRAAMFADVDFLTPAAAPELVVPTEAVHRLGERTVVFVAGASPHEFHVREVEIGDAQGDVVPIRRGLAVGERVVVRGGLALKTQLIGLADREE, from the coding sequence ATGACAACGGAAATCAGGCCGGAAACCATACCGGCTGGAGAGGCGACGGCTGTGCCGCCGCCTGCTACGCCGTCGCGCAGGCAGAGCTGGCTCGCTTGGGCGGTGACGCTGGCCGCGCTGGGCGTCCTAGCGGCCGGTGTCGGGCTATGGCTGAACCTGCGCCGTCCGGCGACAACAGCAACAAAGCCGTCCCCTGCCGCTGTACGAGAGACGGCGCGCAAGTCGGTCATTGAGCTTGAATCGTCCGCAGGCGTCATTGTCGAACCGGCGCGCATGCAAAGCCTCACGACTCGCCTGCGCGTCGCGGGAACGGTTGAACTTAACCCACAGGCGAATGTGGTGGTCGCCCCGTTGGTGTCCGGGCGGGTTATACGGGCGCTTGTCGCACAGGGCGCGCGTGTGCGTGCCGGTCAACCGCTGATCGTTCTGGACAGCCCGGAAATTGCCGACCTCCACATCCGGCTGCACGACGCGGAAACCCGCCGCGACATTGCGGCACGCAACCTCCGGCGCGTTGAGCGTGACGAAAGCCGGATCGCCTTGGCACAGGCGCGCGCCCGGCTGGCGCAGGCCGAGGCCACCTTCCAGCGCTTCAAACAGTTGTTTGAAGCTGGCATTCTGTCGCGGCAGGAACTACAGGACGCCGAAACGACCTACGCCACAGCCAAGGCAGAGTACGATTTTCAGCGCGTCGTCGGCCAGGAGCGCGACTTGCGCGAAGCGCGGGCGGCGCTTGAAGTCGCCGAAGTCGAGGTTAAGCACATCGAGGATCAACTTGCGGCTTTGGGCGCGCCGCCGACTGCTGCCGCCGACCACCCGACGGCGGAAATTACGCTCACGGCGCCGCTGTCCGGCGTCGTCACCGACCGGATGGTCAACGTTGGCGCGTTTGTCCAAGCCGGGACGGCGCTGCTGACGATTGCGGATTTGCGCACAATGTGGGTCATCGCGGCTGTCCCTGAAGCCCAGCTTGGGGCCATTCGCCTTGGGCAGCCGGTTGAAGTTCATGTGCCGGCACTGGGCGTACAGGCGCTGCGCGGGCGCGTCGCCTTCATTGAAGCCCAAATCAACGCCGACACCCGCACAGTGCGAGTGCGGATTGAGGTCCCCAATCCGGGCGAACGTCTGCGGGCGGCGATGTTCGCCGACGTGGATTTCCTGACGCCGGCCGCTGCGCCGGAGCTTGTCGTGCCGACCGAGGCCGTCCACCGACTCGGTGAGCGGACGGTCGTGTTTGTCGCAGGCGCATCGCCGCATGAGTTCCACGTCCGCGAGGTGGAGATTGGCGACGCACAAGGCGATGTTGTCCCCATCCGCCGGGGACTGGCCGTCGGCGAGCGTGTGGTCGTCCGGGGCGGCTTGGCGCTCAAAACGCAACTGATCGGTTTGGCGGACAGAGAGGAGTAA
- a CDS encoding Fic family protein: protein MAQLPIYSDSYRPSSNWAKRLEDVQKSRPAEAVARAQARLLPGWVEGLRAYEPPPDGPPLAALERAARWLLARAAAKPDGHRDALTRADLEAACRALIGNNEGSHPVWRTDEGRPQVETHRPASPTVLPMLLDMTLDWFTTDAFAELHPVEQAGLFHLRMLDLQPFAAHSATLTRLLASFYTLRAGLPPLIPIAEEQSAYRDAVGYAFQMITQPGLELFARWLLAAYERIESEQEELK from the coding sequence ATGGCCCAACTGCCAATTTACAGTGATTCCTACCGCCCATCGTCGAACTGGGCCAAACGCCTCGAAGACGTTCAGAAAAGCCGGCCGGCCGAAGCCGTCGCCAGAGCGCAGGCGCGATTGTTGCCCGGATGGGTCGAGGGTTTGCGCGCCTACGAGCCGCCGCCTGACGGGCCGCCGCTGGCGGCGCTAGAACGGGCGGCGCGGTGGCTATTGGCGCGGGCGGCGGCCAAACCCGACGGCCATCGGGACGCGCTGACGCGCGCCGATCTGGAAGCGGCCTGCCGGGCGCTGATCGGCAATAACGAGGGAAGCCATCCGGTCTGGCGCACCGATGAAGGTCGTCCCCAGGTGGAAACCCACCGTCCGGCGTCACCGACGGTGCTGCCGATGTTGCTGGACATGACACTCGACTGGTTTACGACGGATGCGTTTGCCGAGCTCCATCCGGTTGAGCAGGCTGGGTTGTTCCATCTGCGAATGCTGGACTTACAGCCTTTCGCCGCGCACAGCGCAACGCTGACGCGCCTGCTGGCGAGTTTTTACACGCTGCGCGCCGGGCTGCCACCACTGATCCCGATCGCCGAGGAACAGTCGGCCTACCGGGACGCTGTCGGGTATGCTTTCCAAATGATCACGCAGCCGGGCTTGGAGCTGTTTGCGCGCTGGCTACTGGCGGCATATGAGCGGATTGAGTCTGAACAGGAGGAACTCAAGTGA
- a CDS encoding MBL fold metallo-hydrolase, translating into MRFFRVTTGAFQAHTYFLICEQTQQTLVIDPGEEFDAIADAIRRERLKVTHIVVSHAHLDHFWSAGALKAMTGAPIYLHPADEFLYRQLPEQGAWFGFTLEEAPPVDVYLKDGDVLTFGREQVKVRHVPGHSPGHVMLHSETDAWVGDCLFASSVGRVDLPGGDGPTLIRSIEERIVALGEHYQIHPGHGPSTTVARELAVNPFLSGRIRWTS; encoded by the coding sequence GTGAGATTCTTTCGAGTGACCACCGGCGCATTTCAGGCGCACACCTACTTCTTGATTTGTGAACAAACCCAACAGACCTTGGTCATTGATCCCGGTGAAGAGTTTGACGCCATCGCGGACGCCATCCGTAGGGAGCGGCTGAAAGTGACGCACATCGTTGTTTCGCACGCCCATCTCGACCATTTTTGGAGCGCTGGGGCGCTCAAGGCAATGACGGGCGCGCCGATTTATCTGCATCCGGCGGACGAATTTCTGTACCGGCAGTTGCCGGAGCAGGGGGCGTGGTTTGGCTTCACGCTAGAGGAAGCGCCGCCGGTGGATGTGTACCTGAAAGACGGCGACGTACTGACGTTTGGGCGGGAACAAGTCAAGGTGCGCCACGTGCCCGGACATTCACCCGGACACGTGATGCTCCACAGTGAAACGGACGCCTGGGTGGGTGATTGTTTGTTCGCCTCATCAGTTGGGCGAGTGGACCTGCCGGGCGGCGACGGCCCGACGCTTATCAGATCCATCGAAGAGCGCATTGTGGCCTTGGGCGAGCACTACCAGATCCATCCCGGTCATGGGCCGTCTACAACCGTAGCGCGTGAGTTAGCTGTAAACCCGTTCCTGAGCGGCCGCATCCGCTGGACAAGTTGA
- a CDS encoding CusA/CzcA family heavy metal efflux RND transporter — MLDRILRFSATHPSLILLGVLLLVVAGLDAFRRLPIDAVPDVTNNQVQVLTSAPALTPLEVERQITFPIETALAGLTGVEEIRSLSKFGLSAVTVVFDDDVDIYRARQLVFERLASARDQIPPGGGSPSLGPISTGLGEVYQYELRAAPDAGHDAMSLRVIQDWIVRRQLLGMPGVAEVNSYGGLSKQYQVRIEPAKLHAYGLTLRDVMDAVARNNANVSGGSIVRGPEQYLLRGVGLAQSVEDIKRIVVKTGRDGVPVFVRDVGEVVCAPPAVRQGAVTADGAGETVCGIVLMLKGANARTVTQAVAERLEEIAATLPPGVHIAPFYDRAELVGRTIRTVIWNLTEGALIVIGVLLLLLGHWPSALLVATVIPLSMLGAAVGMQALGISGNLMSLGAIDFGLIVDGAVILTENSIRRVAERRHDLGRALTTIERRQVVVAASSEVRRATMFGEIIIALVYVPLLALRGVEGKMFAPMALTVLCALGSAGVLSLTYVPAMLVFVLRGRVAEREAPLIRWAKRWYAPAFDVVRRRRAQAAAVAFGLLVTAGAAALSLGAEFIPRLEEGALAIQIQRLPSVSVAEAVRTATEVERVLLTFPEVTKVVTKNGSAEIATDPMGIELGDMYVGLKPPHEWRTARTREGLIAAMSDALKRRVPEARFSFTQPIELRVSELISGAKSDIAVKVFGDDLNILRRRAEQIAQTLAHIPGAADVKLETITGMPQVQVTPDRAALARYGLNVEAVNLLVESVVVGREVGVVYEGERRFPLVVRLDEASGRSVETLKALTLATPTGTRVPLAAVADVAVTEGPAQVSRERGRRRMVVECNVRGRDIGSFVTEAQARLKREVSLPPGYSITFGGQFENLQRAAARLAVVVPVALLLIYALLYMSFGEARAAALVFTGVPFAAVGGVAALMLRGMPFSISAGVGFIALFGVAVLNGLVLISAIRNLRRQGFPLETAVREGALTRVRPVLTTALVASLGFLPMATATSAGAEVQRPLATVVIGGLVTATMLTLLLLPILYEWMEQRAAHAGKEV; from the coding sequence ATGCTTGACCGCATCCTGCGCTTTTCGGCGACGCATCCGAGCCTCATCCTGCTGGGCGTTTTGCTGCTGGTCGTCGCCGGACTGGACGCCTTCCGGCGGCTGCCGATTGACGCCGTGCCGGATGTCACCAACAACCAAGTGCAAGTGCTCACGTCCGCCCCGGCGCTGACGCCGCTCGAAGTTGAGCGCCAGATCACGTTCCCGATTGAAACCGCGCTGGCCGGGCTGACCGGCGTCGAGGAAATCCGGTCACTGTCGAAGTTTGGACTTTCGGCCGTGACAGTAGTTTTTGACGATGACGTAGACATTTACCGCGCCCGCCAGTTGGTGTTCGAGCGGTTGGCGTCCGCCCGCGACCAGATTCCGCCCGGCGGCGGCTCGCCGTCACTTGGCCCGATTAGCACCGGGCTGGGTGAGGTGTACCAGTATGAGCTGCGCGCCGCACCCGACGCCGGTCACGACGCCATGAGCCTGCGCGTCATCCAGGATTGGATTGTCCGCCGCCAGCTGCTTGGAATGCCGGGTGTCGCCGAAGTCAACAGCTACGGCGGCCTGAGCAAGCAGTATCAAGTCCGTATCGAGCCGGCCAAGCTGCACGCCTACGGGCTGACGCTCCGCGACGTGATGGACGCCGTAGCGCGCAACAACGCCAACGTCAGCGGCGGGTCCATCGTCCGCGGGCCGGAGCAGTACCTTCTGCGCGGCGTCGGCTTGGCGCAGTCCGTGGAAGATATCAAGCGCATTGTCGTGAAGACCGGCCGCGACGGCGTGCCGGTGTTTGTCCGCGACGTGGGCGAAGTCGTGTGCGCGCCGCCGGCGGTACGGCAGGGCGCAGTGACGGCTGACGGCGCAGGAGAAACGGTGTGCGGCATTGTGCTCATGCTCAAAGGCGCGAACGCCCGAACCGTGACGCAGGCCGTCGCCGAGCGCCTTGAAGAGATTGCCGCCACCTTGCCGCCGGGCGTCCACATTGCGCCGTTTTACGACCGCGCCGAGCTGGTCGGCCGCACCATCCGCACTGTGATCTGGAACCTGACCGAAGGCGCGCTCATCGTCATCGGCGTACTGCTTTTGTTGTTGGGACACTGGCCGTCTGCGTTGCTTGTGGCGACTGTCATTCCACTCTCGATGCTAGGCGCAGCGGTCGGCATGCAGGCGCTGGGGATTTCGGGCAACCTAATGAGCCTTGGCGCCATTGATTTCGGGCTGATTGTGGACGGCGCAGTGATTCTGACCGAAAACAGCATCCGGCGCGTCGCCGAGCGGCGGCATGACCTTGGACGCGCGCTGACGACCATCGAGCGGCGGCAGGTAGTCGTCGCGGCCTCCAGTGAAGTGCGGCGCGCGACGATGTTCGGCGAAATCATCATCGCGCTGGTTTACGTGCCGCTGCTGGCATTGCGCGGCGTTGAAGGCAAGATGTTTGCGCCGATGGCGTTGACCGTACTCTGCGCCCTCGGCAGCGCAGGCGTTTTGTCGCTGACCTACGTCCCAGCCATGCTTGTCTTCGTACTGCGCGGTCGGGTGGCGGAACGCGAAGCACCGCTGATCCGTTGGGCGAAACGGTGGTATGCCCCGGCGTTTGACGTGGTTCGTCGCCGACGGGCGCAAGCCGCAGCCGTAGCGTTTGGGCTGCTCGTGACGGCCGGCGCAGCCGCGCTCTCACTGGGCGCGGAGTTCATCCCCCGGCTCGAAGAAGGCGCGCTCGCCATCCAGATTCAACGACTGCCCAGCGTGTCGGTCGCGGAAGCCGTCCGTACGGCGACCGAAGTCGAGCGCGTCCTGCTGACGTTTCCCGAGGTGACAAAGGTGGTGACGAAAAACGGCAGCGCCGAAATCGCCACCGACCCGATGGGTATCGAGCTGGGCGATATGTACGTTGGCTTGAAACCACCGCACGAATGGCGAACGGCACGCACCCGCGAAGGCCTAATCGCCGCCATGAGCGACGCGCTGAAGCGGCGCGTCCCGGAAGCGCGATTCAGCTTCACGCAGCCGATTGAGTTGCGCGTATCTGAACTCATCTCCGGCGCGAAATCGGATATCGCCGTCAAGGTGTTCGGCGACGATCTCAACATTCTGCGCCGCCGGGCTGAACAAATTGCACAGACGCTGGCGCACATTCCCGGCGCAGCGGATGTCAAGTTGGAAACCATCACGGGCATGCCGCAGGTGCAAGTGACGCCGGATCGGGCGGCGCTGGCGCGCTACGGACTGAATGTCGAGGCGGTCAACCTGCTGGTGGAATCGGTCGTCGTCGGGCGCGAGGTCGGCGTCGTCTATGAAGGCGAGCGGCGGTTTCCCCTCGTGGTGCGCTTGGACGAGGCAAGCGGGCGGAGCGTTGAAACACTCAAGGCGTTGACGCTTGCGACGCCGACCGGGACGCGCGTCCCGCTGGCGGCCGTGGCCGACGTAGCCGTAACGGAAGGCCCGGCGCAGGTGTCGCGTGAGCGCGGCCGTCGCCGGATGGTGGTGGAGTGCAATGTTCGCGGGCGCGACATCGGAAGTTTTGTGACCGAGGCGCAGGCGCGACTCAAGCGGGAGGTTTCCTTGCCGCCCGGCTACAGCATCACGTTTGGCGGGCAGTTTGAAAACCTGCAACGCGCAGCGGCGCGGCTGGCGGTGGTCGTCCCAGTCGCCCTACTGCTTATTTACGCACTGCTTTACATGTCGTTTGGAGAAGCGCGTGCGGCGGCGCTGGTGTTCACCGGCGTGCCCTTCGCAGCCGTCGGTGGCGTGGCGGCGCTGATGCTGCGCGGCATGCCGTTTTCGATTTCAGCGGGCGTCGGCTTCATCGCGCTGTTCGGCGTCGCCGTCCTCAACGGGCTCGTCTTGATTTCCGCCATCAGAAACTTGCGTCGTCAGGGCTTTCCACTGGAAACGGCGGTTCGGGAGGGCGCGCTGACGCGCGTCCGGCCGGTGCTTACAACGGCGCTGGTCGCCAGCCTAGGGTTTCTGCCGATGGCGACGGCGACTTCGGCCGGTGCGGAAGTGCAGCGGCCACTTGCCACGGTCGTCATCGGCGGGTTAGTGACGGCGACTATGCTGACGCTGCTGTTGCTGCCCATCCTCTACGAATGGATGGAACAGCGAGCGGCGCACGCCGGTAAGGAGGTGTAA
- a CDS encoding GTP-binding protein, translating into MSKEKFDRSKPHVNIGTIGHVDHGKTTLTAAITSVLAKKNPRVQKKSYDQIDAAPEEKARGITINTAHVEYETAARHY; encoded by the coding sequence ATGTCGAAGGAGAAGTTTGACCGGAGCAAGCCGCATGTCAACATTGGGACGATAGGGCATGTGGATCACGGGAAGACGACGTTGACGGCGGCGATTACGTCGGTGTTGGCGAAGAAGAATCCGCGGGTGCAGAAGAAGAGCTACGATCAGATTGACGCGGCGCCGGAGGAGAAGGCGCGTGGGATTACGATCAACACGGCGCATGTGGAGTACGAGACGGCGGCGCGGCACTATG